A part of Oncorhynchus masou masou isolate Uvic2021 chromosome 21, UVic_Omas_1.1, whole genome shotgun sequence genomic DNA contains:
- the LOC135508095 gene encoding uncharacterized protein FAM241A-like: protein MSTIPPTVNDQPVGVEELESRIRCQSHNPPNDTERKTFQDDPRGRPLGSRWQGPPGDPRTWWSCPSGDPGTRSHPVADPRARLCRSRDPRARPLPAGDPTARWPSIDNLTTRPQVDDCKRMGTLFGQLNKCLRSAGFTQMYFGEKIVEPVIIIFFWVLLWFLGIQALGLVGTLCIVIIFIQK from the exons ATGTCGACCATACCACCAACTGTGAATGATCAACCGGTGGGAGTTGAGGAGCTAGAGAGTCGAATAAGATGTCAATCTCATAATCCACCCAACGACACAGAAAGGAAAACGTTCCAG GATGACCCCAGAGGCAGACCACTTGGATCTAGGTGGCAAGGCCCTCCTGGTGACCCCAGGACTTGGTGGTCATGCCCCTCTGGTGATCCCGGAACCAGGTCCCACCCAGTTGCTGACCCCAGAGCCAGGTTATGCCGCTCCAGAGACCCCAGGGCCAGACCACTCCCAGCCGGTGACCCTACAGCAAGGTGGCCAAGCATTGACAACCTCACGACCAGACCTCAGGTGGACGACTGCAAGCGGATGGGGACCCTGTTTGGGCAGCTGAACAAGTGCCTGCGTAGTGCAGGCTTCACCCAGATGTACTTTGGGGAGAAGATTGTGGAGCCTGTGATCATCATCTTTTTCTGGGTCCTACTGTGGTTCCTGGGCATCCAAGCTCTGGGGCTGGTGGGGACTCTGTGCATTGTCATCATCTTCATTCAGAAGTAA